In Homo sapiens chromosome 11, GRCh38.p14 Primary Assembly, one DNA window encodes the following:
- the UBQLN3 gene encoding ubiquilin-3 isoform X1: MAKGGEALPQGSPAPVQDPHLIKVTVKTPKDKEDFSVTDTCTIQQLKEEISQRFKAHPDQLVLIFAGKILKDPDSLAQCGVRDGLTVHLVIKRQHRAMGNECPAASVPTQGPSPGSLPQPSSIYPADGPPAFSLGLLTGLSRLGLAYRGFPDQPSSLMRQHVSVPEFVTQLIDDPFIPGLLSNTGLVRQLVLDNPHMQQLIQHNPEIGHILNNPEIMRQTLEFLRNPAMMQEMIRSQDRVLSNLESIPGGYNVLCTMYTDIMDPMLNAVQEQFGGNPFATATTDNATTTTSQPSRMENCDPLPNPWTSTHGGSAIPGIPEPPWLPSPAYPRSLRPDGMNPAPQLQDEIQPQLPLLMHLQAAMANPRALQALRQIEQGLQVLATEAPRLLLWFMPCLAGTGSVAGGIESREDPLMSEDPLPNPPPEVFPALDSAELGFLSPPFLHMLQDLVSTNPQQLQPEAHFQVQLEQLRSMGFLNREANLQALIATGGDVDAAVEKLRQS, translated from the exons ATGGCCAAAGGTGGAGAAGCCCTGCCACAGGGCAGCCCAGCACCAGTCCAGGATCCCCACCTCATCAAGGTGACAGTGAAGACGCCCAAAGACAAGGAGGATTTCTCAGTTACAGACACATGCACTATCCAGCAGCTGAAGGAAGAGATATCTCAGCGCTTTAAGGCCCACCCCGATCAGCTTGTTCTAATCTTTGCTGGCAAAATCCTCAAGGATCCTGACTCACTGGCACAGTGTGGAGTGCGAGATGGCCTCACTGTCCACCTGGTCATCAAGAGGCAGCACCGTGCCATGGGCAATGAGTGCCCAGCTGCCTCTGTCCCTACCCAGGGCCCAAGTCCTGGATCACTCCCTCAGCCAAGCTCCATTTACCCAGCAGATGGGCCCCCTGCCTTTAGCTTAGGTCTCCTCACAGGCCTCAGTAGGCTGGGCTTGGCCTATCGTGGCTTCCCTGACCAGCCAAGCTCCCTGATGCGGCAGCATGTGTCTGTGCCTGAGTTTGTGACTCAGCTCATTGATGACCCCTTCATCCCGGGTCTGCTGTCCAACACAGGCCTAGTACGCCAGCTGGTTCTTGACAACCCCCATATGCAGCAGCTGATCCAGCACAACCCTGAGATTGGGCATATTCTTAACAACCCGGAAATTATGCGGCAGACACTGGAGTTTTTACGTAACCCTGCCATGATGCAGGAGATGATACGTAGCCAGGACCGGGTGCTCAGTAACTTGGAGAGCATTCCTGGTGGCTACAATGTGCTTTGCACTATGTACACAGATATTATGGACCCAATGCTTAACGCAGTCCAGGAGCAGTTTGGCGGCAATCCCTTTGCCACTGCCACTACTGATaatgccaccaccaccaccagccaaCCTTCAAGGATGGAGAATTGTGaccctctccccaacccctggaCTTCCACACATGGAGGCTCAG CCATTCCTGGAATCCCTGAGCCTCCCTGGCTGCCATCCCCGGCTTATCCAAGATCTCTGAGGCCAGATGGCATGAATCCAGCTCCACAGTTACAGGATGAGATACAACCACAGCTGCCACTGCTGATGCACCTTCAGGCAGCCATGGCAAACCCCCGTGCCCTGCAAGCCCTGCGGCAGATTGAGCAGGGTCTACAGGTCCTAGCTACTGAAGCACCTCGCCTCCTACTCTGGTTCATGCCTTGCCTAGCAGGGACGGGTAGTGTGGCAGGAGGTATAGAGTCTAGAGAAGATCCCCTTATGTCTGAGGATCCTCTCCCAAATCCACCTCCTGAGGTGTTCCCAGCACTGGACTCTGCAGAGCTGggcttcctttcccctccctttctCCATATGCTGCAAGATTTAGTTAGTACAAATCCCCAGCAGCTGCAGCCTGAGGCTCACTTTCAGGTGCAGCTGGAGCAACTGCGGTCCATGGGCTTTCTGAATCGTGAAGCCAATCTTCAGGCCCTCATTGCTACGGGGGGCGACGTGGATGCTGCTGTGGAGAAGCTGAGACAGTCGTAG
- the UBQLN3 gene encoding ubiquilin-3, with protein MAKGGEALPQGSPAPVQDPHLIKVTVKTPKDKEDFSVTDTCTIQQLKEEISQRFKAHPDQLVLIFAGKILKDPDSLAQCGVRDGLTVHLVIKRQHRAMGNECPAASVPTQGPSPGSLPQPSSIYPADGPPAFSLGLLTGLSRLGLAYRGFPDQPSSLMRQHVSVPEFVTQLIDDPFIPGLLSNTGLVRQLVLDNPHMQQLIQHNPEIGHILNNPEIMRQTLEFLRNPAMMQEMIRSQDRVLSNLESIPGGYNVLCTMYTDIMDPMLNAVQEQFGGNPFATATTDNATTTTSQPSRMENCDPLPNPWTSTHGGSGSRQGRQDGDQDAPDIRNRFPNFLGIIRLYDYLQQLHENPQSLGTYLQGTASALSQSQEPPPSVNRVPPSSPSSQEPGSGQPLPEESVAIKGRSSCPAFLRYPTENSTGQGGDQDGAGKSSTGHSTNLPDLVSGLGDSANRVPFAPLSFSPTAAIPGIPEPPWLPSPAYPRSLRPDGMNPAPQLQDEIQPQLPLLMHLQAAMANPRALQALRQIEQGLQVLATEAPRLLLWFMPCLAGTGSVAGGIESREDPLMSEDPLPNPPPEVFPALDSAELGFLSPPFLHMLQDLVSTNPQQLQPEAHFQVQLEQLRSMGFLNREANLQALIATGGDVDAAVEKLRQS; from the coding sequence ATGGCCAAAGGTGGAGAAGCCCTGCCACAGGGCAGCCCAGCACCAGTCCAGGATCCCCACCTCATCAAGGTGACAGTGAAGACGCCCAAAGACAAGGAGGATTTCTCAGTTACAGACACATGCACTATCCAGCAGCTGAAGGAAGAGATATCTCAGCGCTTTAAGGCCCACCCCGATCAGCTTGTTCTAATCTTTGCTGGCAAAATCCTCAAGGATCCTGACTCACTGGCACAGTGTGGAGTGCGAGATGGCCTCACTGTCCACCTGGTCATCAAGAGGCAGCACCGTGCCATGGGCAATGAGTGCCCAGCTGCCTCTGTCCCTACCCAGGGCCCAAGTCCTGGATCACTCCCTCAGCCAAGCTCCATTTACCCAGCAGATGGGCCCCCTGCCTTTAGCTTAGGTCTCCTCACAGGCCTCAGTAGGCTGGGCTTGGCCTATCGTGGCTTCCCTGACCAGCCAAGCTCCCTGATGCGGCAGCATGTGTCTGTGCCTGAGTTTGTGACTCAGCTCATTGATGACCCCTTCATCCCGGGTCTGCTGTCCAACACAGGCCTAGTACGCCAGCTGGTTCTTGACAACCCCCATATGCAGCAGCTGATCCAGCACAACCCTGAGATTGGGCATATTCTTAACAACCCGGAAATTATGCGGCAGACACTGGAGTTTTTACGTAACCCTGCCATGATGCAGGAGATGATACGTAGCCAGGACCGGGTGCTCAGTAACTTGGAGAGCATTCCTGGTGGCTACAATGTGCTTTGCACTATGTACACAGATATTATGGACCCAATGCTTAACGCAGTCCAGGAGCAGTTTGGCGGCAATCCCTTTGCCACTGCCACTACTGATaatgccaccaccaccaccagccaaCCTTCAAGGATGGAGAATTGTGaccctctccccaacccctggaCTTCCACACATGGAGGCTCAGGTAGCAGGCAAGGAAGGCAGGATGGGGATCAGGATGCACCTGACATTAGAAATAGGTTTCCAAACTTTCTGGGTATTATAAGGCTCTATGACTATCTCCAGCAATTACACGAGAACCCCCAGTCCCTAGGAACTTATCTACAGGGGACTGCATCTGCCCTCAGCCAAAGCCAGGAACCACCACCATCAGTAAACAGAGTTCCCCCATCGTCACCCTCATCTCAGGAGCCTGGGTCAGGCCAGCCTCTCCCCGAGGAGTCAGTAGCAATCAAGGGAAGGTCCTCCTGCCCAGCTTTCCTGAGATACCCCACAGAGAACAGTACTGGACAAGGTGGAGACCAAGATGGTGCAGGGAAAAGCTCTACTGGACATAGCACAAACTTGCCTGATCTTGTCTCGGGGCTGGGAGATTCTGCCAACAGGGTTCCATTTGCTCCCTTATCTTTTTCCCCCACGGCAGCCATTCCTGGAATCCCTGAGCCTCCCTGGCTGCCATCCCCGGCTTATCCAAGATCTCTGAGGCCAGATGGCATGAATCCAGCTCCACAGTTACAGGATGAGATACAACCACAGCTGCCACTGCTGATGCACCTTCAGGCAGCCATGGCAAACCCCCGTGCCCTGCAAGCCCTGCGGCAGATTGAGCAGGGTCTACAGGTCCTAGCTACTGAAGCACCTCGCCTCCTACTCTGGTTCATGCCTTGCCTAGCAGGGACGGGTAGTGTGGCAGGAGGTATAGAGTCTAGAGAAGATCCCCTTATGTCTGAGGATCCTCTCCCAAATCCACCTCCTGAGGTGTTCCCAGCACTGGACTCTGCAGAGCTGggcttcctttcccctccctttctCCATATGCTGCAAGATTTAGTTAGTACAAATCCCCAGCAGCTGCAGCCTGAGGCTCACTTTCAGGTGCAGCTGGAGCAACTGCGGTCCATGGGCTTTCTGAATCGTGAAGCCAATCTTCAGGCCCTCATTGCTACGGGGGGCGACGTGGATGCTGCTGTGGAGAAGCTGAGACAGTCGTAG